From the Amphiura filiformis unplaced genomic scaffold, Afil_fr2py scaffold_36, whole genome shotgun sequence genome, one window contains:
- the LOC140143995 gene encoding uncharacterized protein isoform X2 translates to MDLVLCLCLLLIAPSVIFSAEPFVDEPPASIITTKGDTILLRCGVVRHVTATLSWQNMDSGDIITEGPEIDPYFNFQSGTRNRLSIIGDRSNGEYHLQIRDIVSDDSGHYACFYYDAKAKYEQQSNIVEVNVMRPLSKYTKPRCTMEPTQNHIGDNVTLICVSMGGDPPPALAWIREKEILNVQYTPDKEKSINRISVILTEKDIDIEYMCLARNPATLKEPQSCSVKPLRTSINVRIRPSNLKVYSDTVAKFNCISDVVPGLLFKWYINRRFVGALDNTNKRFRIRRKGRRFIIFPVLPSDNLTQVTCVVEQPESNLEASATAILHVEPKPVTTPQLTTDLHTVTTQYMEPTRVPYKTAATERRTTTNYLTRTATTIRTQNIKTTKMPKSTLRKIVVTELKPTPVESFTTDSVTKLTTGSHTKPRELCRGESCIVVATSILTPTISTSTSTSVSTPATDSYIPLFPFSSSSSSSVGESESNVPSKIPTTVFESYDSFPFSEAEYVPVLTIFPNSEEPVVLTTTKTTSVPVVQSETTTLISPKTLTTVTPSGNGHEGTKPNTPTSMPATMSDSMDVTTLSTSTSNNANVNTNLDVATLTTSGSPSVDKTTSSNANVDKTTSSNANMDVTTLKTPSRITVNSLTTTPDGNKCSNGVCKETTSEKQPTTTKISNNDLTTKKSTLVKVPNMDLTTKAGDTKAGDTKADDTKAGDTKAGDTKAGDTKAGVTDKVPTNQMVTPPREEATKHSDSDGESSTRSDISATLTVCLAVLCLVVILIIIALVIRRQRNERMGEQVADKENQIQPTKTKGG, encoded by the exons ATGGATCTCGTTTTGTGTTTGTGCTTGCTGTTAATTGCACCATCGGTGATTTTTAGTGCGGAACCGTTCGTAGATGAACCACCGGCGAGTATCATCACTACTAAAGGAGACACAATCCTATTACGATGTGGTGTGGTGCGTCATGTGACAGCAACACTGTCATGGCAGAATATGGATTCTGGTGATATAATTACTGAAGGACCTGAAATTGATCCGTATTTTAACTTCCAATCGGGCACACGGAATAGGTTAAGCATAATCGGTGATCGATCAAACGGCGAGTATCATCTTCAGATACGGGATATTGTCAGCGATGATAGCGGTCATTATGCCTGCTTTTATTATGACGCCAAGGCAAAGTATGAACAACAAAGCAATATTGTTGAAGTTAATGTTATGAGACCTCTTTCAAAATACACTAAGCCTAGGTGCACTATGGAGCCAACAcaaaatcacattggtgataaTGTTACCTTAATATGCGTATCAATGGGTGGAGATCCACCACCTGCTCTCGCGTGGATTCGCGAGAAAGAAATTTTGAATGTACAATACACACCAGATAAGGAAAAATCGATTAACCGTATATCGGTTATTCTAACTGAAAAAGATATCGATATAGAATACATGTGTCTTGCACGAAATCCGGCTACACTGAAAGAACCACAAAGTTGTTCAGTTAAACCGTTAAGGACTTCCATTAATGTGCGGATACGTCCATCTAACTTGAAAGTATATTCTGACACAGTAGCGAAATTTAATTGCATTAGCGATGTTGTTCCAGGTCTTTTGTTTAAGTGGTATATTAATAGACGCTTTGTAGGGGCGCTAGACAATACCAATAAAAGATTCCGAATCAGAAGAAAAGGTAGACGGTTTATAATTTTCCCAGTTTTACCGAGTGATAATCTTACTCAGGTTACGTGTGTTGTTGAGCAACCTGAATCCAACCTAGAGGCTTCAGCAACGGCTATTCTCCATGTTGAACCCAAACCAGTTACCACGCCTCAACTTACAACAGATTTGCATACCGTGACAACACAATATATGGAACCTACCCGAGTACCTTATAAGACTGCAGCGACAGAAAGAAGAACTACTACTAACTATCTCACAAGAACTGCAACTACTATAAGaactcaaaatatcaaaactacCAAAATGCCTAAATCTACCCTGAGAAAAATTGTGGTAACAGAACTAAAACCTACTCCAGTAGAAAGTTTCACAACTGATTCTGTAACAAAATTAACAACCGGAAGTCATACCAAACCACGTGAGTTATGTCGAGGGGAGTCATGTATTGTGGTTGCAACGTCAATATTGACACCAACAATATCAACGTCAACATCAACGTCAGTGTCGACTCCAGCAACAGATTCTTATATACCTTTATTTCCTttttcctcatcctcatcctcctccGTTGGAGAATCAGAATCGAACGTACCAAGTAAAATTCCAACAACAGTTTTTGAATCTTACGATTCCTTTCCGTTCTCTGAAGCAGAATATGTGCCTGTTTTGACAATATTTCCGAATTCAGAAGAACCGGTGGTATTAACTACCACTAAAACTACAAGTGTTCCTGTTGTTCAAAGTGAGACTACTACTTTGATAAGTCCAAAGACATTAACAACGGTAACACCCAGTGGTAATGGGCATGAAGGTACCAAACCTAATACACCGACAAGTATGCCAGCGACAATGTCAGACAGCATGGACGTTACAACCTTGTCAACGTCAACGTCAAACAATGCAAATGTGAACACGAATTTAGACGTGGCAACGTTGACAACGTCGGGAAGCCCTAGTGTGGACAAGACAACATCAAGCAACGCCAATGTGGACAAGACAACGTCAAGCAACGCTAATATGGACGTAACAACCTTGAAAACGCCAAGCCGCATAACTGTGAATTCTTTGACAACAACACCAGATGGTAACAAATGTTCCAATGGGGTTTGCAAAGAGACCACATCAGAAAAACAACCCACAACTACGAAGATCAGTAATAACGATTTGACCACAAAAAAATCGACACTCGTCAAGGTCCCAAATATGGATCTAACCACAAAAGCAGGTGATACAAAAGCAGGTGATACAAAAGCAGATGATACAAAAGCAGGTGATACAAAAGCAGGTGATACAAAAGCAGGTGATACAAAAGCAG GTGTCACAGACAAAGTCCCAACCAATCAAATGGTAACACCACCTCGTGAAGAGGCAACTAAACATTCTGATTCCGACGGTGAATCTAGTACAAGATCTGATATATCCGCGACTCTAACGGTGTGTCTAGCTGTGTTATGTTTGGTAGTCATTTTAATTATAATTGCGTTAGTGATACGGAGGCAGAGGAATGAGCGAATGGGGGAACAGGTGGCAGATAAGGAAAACCAAATTCAACCGACCAAAACAAAAGGTGGTTAA
- the LOC140143995 gene encoding uncharacterized protein isoform X1: MDLVLCLCLLLIAPSVIFSAEPFVDEPPASIITTKGDTILLRCGVVRHVTATLSWQNMDSGDIITEGPEIDPYFNFQSGTRNRLSIIGDRSNGEYHLQIRDIVSDDSGHYACFYYDAKAKYEQQSNIVEVNVMRPLSKYTKPRCTMEPTQNHIGDNVTLICVSMGGDPPPALAWIREKEILNVQYTPDKEKSINRISVILTEKDIDIEYMCLARNPATLKEPQSCSVKPLRTSINVRIRPSNLKVYSDTVAKFNCISDVVPGLLFKWYINRRFVGALDNTNKRFRIRRKGRRFIIFPVLPSDNLTQVTCVVEQPESNLEASATAILHVEPKPVTTPQLTTDLHTVTTQYMEPTRVPYKTAATERRTTTNYLTRTATTIRTQNIKTTKMPKSTLRKIVVTELKPTPVESFTTDSVTKLTTGSHTKPRELCRGESCIVVATSILTPTISTSTSTSVSTPATDSYIPLFPFSSSSSSSVGESESNVPSKIPTTVFESYDSFPFSEAEYVPVLTIFPNSEEPVVLTTTKTTSVPVVQSETTTLISPKTLTTVTPSGNGHEGTKPNTPTSMPATMSDSMDVTTLSTSTSNNANVNTNLDVATLTTSGSPSVDKTTSSNANVDKTTSSNANMDVTTLKTPSRITVNSLTTTPDGNKCSNGVCKETTSEKQPTTTKISNNDLTTKKSTLVKVPNMDLTTKAGDTKAGDTKADDTKAGDTKAGDTKAGDTKAGDTKAGDTKAGDKKAGDKKADDIKTGVTDKVPTNQMVTPPREEATKHSDSDGESSTRSDISATLTVCLAVLCLVVILIIIALVIRRQRNERMGEQVADKENQIQPTKTKGG, from the coding sequence ATGGATCTCGTTTTGTGTTTGTGCTTGCTGTTAATTGCACCATCGGTGATTTTTAGTGCGGAACCGTTCGTAGATGAACCACCGGCGAGTATCATCACTACTAAAGGAGACACAATCCTATTACGATGTGGTGTGGTGCGTCATGTGACAGCAACACTGTCATGGCAGAATATGGATTCTGGTGATATAATTACTGAAGGACCTGAAATTGATCCGTATTTTAACTTCCAATCGGGCACACGGAATAGGTTAAGCATAATCGGTGATCGATCAAACGGCGAGTATCATCTTCAGATACGGGATATTGTCAGCGATGATAGCGGTCATTATGCCTGCTTTTATTATGACGCCAAGGCAAAGTATGAACAACAAAGCAATATTGTTGAAGTTAATGTTATGAGACCTCTTTCAAAATACACTAAGCCTAGGTGCACTATGGAGCCAACAcaaaatcacattggtgataaTGTTACCTTAATATGCGTATCAATGGGTGGAGATCCACCACCTGCTCTCGCGTGGATTCGCGAGAAAGAAATTTTGAATGTACAATACACACCAGATAAGGAAAAATCGATTAACCGTATATCGGTTATTCTAACTGAAAAAGATATCGATATAGAATACATGTGTCTTGCACGAAATCCGGCTACACTGAAAGAACCACAAAGTTGTTCAGTTAAACCGTTAAGGACTTCCATTAATGTGCGGATACGTCCATCTAACTTGAAAGTATATTCTGACACAGTAGCGAAATTTAATTGCATTAGCGATGTTGTTCCAGGTCTTTTGTTTAAGTGGTATATTAATAGACGCTTTGTAGGGGCGCTAGACAATACCAATAAAAGATTCCGAATCAGAAGAAAAGGTAGACGGTTTATAATTTTCCCAGTTTTACCGAGTGATAATCTTACTCAGGTTACGTGTGTTGTTGAGCAACCTGAATCCAACCTAGAGGCTTCAGCAACGGCTATTCTCCATGTTGAACCCAAACCAGTTACCACGCCTCAACTTACAACAGATTTGCATACCGTGACAACACAATATATGGAACCTACCCGAGTACCTTATAAGACTGCAGCGACAGAAAGAAGAACTACTACTAACTATCTCACAAGAACTGCAACTACTATAAGaactcaaaatatcaaaactacCAAAATGCCTAAATCTACCCTGAGAAAAATTGTGGTAACAGAACTAAAACCTACTCCAGTAGAAAGTTTCACAACTGATTCTGTAACAAAATTAACAACCGGAAGTCATACCAAACCACGTGAGTTATGTCGAGGGGAGTCATGTATTGTGGTTGCAACGTCAATATTGACACCAACAATATCAACGTCAACATCAACGTCAGTGTCGACTCCAGCAACAGATTCTTATATACCTTTATTTCCTttttcctcatcctcatcctcctccGTTGGAGAATCAGAATCGAACGTACCAAGTAAAATTCCAACAACAGTTTTTGAATCTTACGATTCCTTTCCGTTCTCTGAAGCAGAATATGTGCCTGTTTTGACAATATTTCCGAATTCAGAAGAACCGGTGGTATTAACTACCACTAAAACTACAAGTGTTCCTGTTGTTCAAAGTGAGACTACTACTTTGATAAGTCCAAAGACATTAACAACGGTAACACCCAGTGGTAATGGGCATGAAGGTACCAAACCTAATACACCGACAAGTATGCCAGCGACAATGTCAGACAGCATGGACGTTACAACCTTGTCAACGTCAACGTCAAACAATGCAAATGTGAACACGAATTTAGACGTGGCAACGTTGACAACGTCGGGAAGCCCTAGTGTGGACAAGACAACATCAAGCAACGCCAATGTGGACAAGACAACGTCAAGCAACGCTAATATGGACGTAACAACCTTGAAAACGCCAAGCCGCATAACTGTGAATTCTTTGACAACAACACCAGATGGTAACAAATGTTCCAATGGGGTTTGCAAAGAGACCACATCAGAAAAACAACCCACAACTACGAAGATCAGTAATAACGATTTGACCACAAAAAAATCGACACTCGTCAAGGTCCCAAATATGGATCTAACCACAAAAGCAGGTGATACAAAAGCAGGTGATACAAAAGCAGATGATACAAAAGCAGGTGATACAAAAGCAGGTGATACAAAAGCAGGTGATACAAAAGCAGGTGATACAAAGGCAGGTGATACAAAAGCAGGTGATAAAAAAGCAGGTGATAAAAAAGCAGATGATATAAAAACAGGTGTCACAGACAAAGTCCCAACCAATCAAATGGTAACACCACCTCGTGAAGAGGCAACTAAACATTCTGATTCCGACGGTGAATCTAGTACAAGATCTGATATATCCGCGACTCTAACGGTGTGTCTAGCTGTGTTATGTTTGGTAGTCATTTTAATTATAATTGCGTTAGTGATACGGAGGCAGAGGAATGAGCGAATGGGGGAACAGGTGGCAGATAAGGAAAACCAAATTCAACCGACCAAAACAAAAGGTGGTTAA